A segment of the Brienomyrus brachyistius isolate T26 chromosome 4, BBRACH_0.4, whole genome shotgun sequence genome:
TTGCCTTGAAAAGTATTTTTTTGCAGAAGGAATTGTCACATATAACTGCTTTCTTCCAGAAAGCAAGAGGGGCTAACGGCATGAATATCGTCACTCTAGCTCGTTGCTGATTAGAGGAATAAGTCATGTTGTAACCGTCCCCGCTCTGCCTTACGCAGAATTGATGTTCTCGTTACAGGCAGTCTGTGCATTTCTCACGTGGACGCCGGGGAGGATCAAACATAGAACTACTTTAAGTTCGTTCGTTAAATGTCGGATAACGTAGGGCTTTGAGAAACACTCGCAAATCTCTCTCGTTCTTGACCTACGTTGTTGGTTACAGTATCTCGTTCGTTATTCTCCAAGCCTTGTCGTGCTGTATGGAGCAGGTGGGAGAAAAGGTGACGATCCACTAAAAAGCTCCAAGACGAAGGAATGTATTGGGGAAACTGAAAACACTGGGTGAAACTAAGCAGCACACAGGGAAAAAGACTGGGCACCGGAGCAGCGTGACAAACACACAGTAACATTCACACGATGAATCAGCAAGGCATAGAAGGAGGGCAAGTACATAAATACAACAGACAACCGAGCTGAGAAAGATGTGACACATAAGACAATTAACCAAAAACAATGGCACGGGGAAAACAGGCAACGGGTGCAGTAACTTACACTAATGAACACAAGACTAGGGAAACTCCAGCAAATACCGAAAGTAAGAAACACTAATTATACATTAGGAATAAGTAACATGAAACCAACACACAAACAGGAATGGTTGAAAACAGGACAAAAGCAGGGCAAACCTCTAACAGGGAGACAAAGTAACATTCACTGgggaaataaaaacaataaatacaaataaataggTGAGTTTGGGCCCTGGTCAGCCTCATACCCATAACCAAAAGGCTAACATGTTCAACCAGCCGAACTATGACGCAATCTGGGGAACAGGGAATAGGACAGGGTCGGATGGACGCCAGCCATGACACTAAGATCGTTTGTTACCGGGAAATACACACAGAAACGGTTACCTTTCAACTGCTTTATGCCGTATTAGACACAGAGTGCTGTTACGGCTAAATACATCAATTCGTATTTCAACAGCAGTCTCTTAAAGATAAATAGACGCATAATGTCGGATTACTCAGACTAATTACTGTTCTTTGTTTGTCAATCCTATACATTAATTATAAATTGCGCTAAACCTACAAATGTGTCATAATCCAACTGCTATACTATAGTCTTACGTAATTATTGTGGATTTGAGTAATGTCCATAATTAAGACCCACGCACAACCGTCGATTTGAAATAGACTCCTGTTCAGTTTTAGTGATTAAGACAACGATAGAAACTTTTCTTCTAACTGAATTTCTACAAATACTGCAAAGTAATCTCAGAAACCCCACGCATATCATTTACATGGAACAATCCCTTGGTGTTATACACTTAGCTGTGTTTCAATGTCATGTTAATTACTTGGTATTTATATTTCAGATATCACATAATTTATATGTGACAATTACTGAGAAAGAAAAAACAATGACGGTCGACTTTAAGTATTTATTATACCGTTTGGGAAAATGTCATTTCTAACCCCACTTCAAATCAGCACGGAAGCCTCTCGGCGTCCTACGTCGTGCAGCATCTCCCACCGCGGACAGGGACTTCCCAATCCATCAGGCTCCGGTCCCGCTGCGCCGGAGTTTTCAGAGGCCGGACTCCAGCGAGCTCTACCGCCGCACCGCTGCGCGGAGGAGCCGCCGATCGTCCCGCCCCGGCGCGCTTGGAAAACCGCAGGGAATTTCAAACAAGCCCGATCGTAGCTCGCAGCGGAGATCAAAGACTTCACTGACTGATTTATCTTATTTTCTCTAGGCAAGAGTCCCAAGTAGGTAGCTGCTTCCGCCGTGAGCAGCGGTGGGAACTGTCCCACTTGcgatattttattcagaacagcaTAATATAATAAAGACACGGCGTATTACAGAAGTCACGTGGTCAGTGTATCAGGCAAGGAGCTCTGCAGTTAGCGGTGTTACCGTATACCGAACTCACGTGGATAGACACCGAGCACACTCTGCACGCCACAAAAGATGAaacataaatgtttttttttctttattcagTTCCTTGAATTCAAGGTAATAGAAAGAATACATAGTTTAGAGCTGGACGAAAAAACACCATACTGATTTAAGAAAAACTTAGTCTTTTCGCTGTCGCCTGCGGTTGAGGCCTGAATTTATGTCAGTTACAGCTGTAACATTACCTAAAGCTACTCCATCCAATCAGTTAAGATTCAAAGGCTTGAGTATCGGACCAGGCTCTCCAGAGATCACTGCAGTCCAGCTATGATGCAGAGAAACAGTGGATGGAGGGCAGTGGGACGCCCAGCTCTCCCAACATCTATAAGAGAGGAGGCGAGTCTCATCACTGGCTACAGACTCTGAACGAATCGTCAGACACGAGACAGATGACGTCCAGTGATGTTAGTCATCCATATACATGAGGGTCAGACACACTATCGGGCAGCGAACTAGGAACCAAAAAAATACTAGCTATCCTTTACCTCCAGGGCAAGACAAAGATATTCTGACCAGGTTTTGACACAGTTTACGTCCAGCCTGCATGTAATGAGTGAGAGACACAGGGATATACAAAATGATGCAGAAGAGACGAACTCGTACAACATGGAGGGCGATCCCAGTTAATGAGGCCCCGACACACAAACTACATCCTTGTTTTTATACGCGGAAGCTCTGCATAAATGTGTTATTTACAATTTATGAAACTTCGACAGTGACAAAAGCACTCAGTTATATTACAAAGGCAATCACAGACTGCAGATTAAAGGGCAGATGCACCCTATACCGTTGGACCTGGGGCAATGCAGTTACCCCATTGGCCCTCACACCTCAGTCCGGTTTCGGAAACTCGCCCTGCCGCCACAGGCCTAGGTTTGCTCAGAAGAGTGGCCCGCCATCAACACGTACCTGCGGCAGGGCGCAGTCTGTATGTCAGGATGCACTAAGGTAGGGGGCACTAACACCCCAACAGCAGATTCGCCCTTAAAAATTTCCCTTTTGacagacagctctgtgctcaaaATCAGAAGTTTTGCAGCGCCATTCCTTTGTTTGACATTAATTCACAAAAAACCCTGTCCTTATACATAATATGAGAGCAAACACTGAGGACAGGCTTAGACCGAgatcaaataattaaaaaaagaaagacacgAGGTTTGGCCACAAGGAGATGCTAATGTTCCGACAGTCTGCTCCGGAATTGGCACAGTCCTTTAAAAGCCTCCAGAAAAGAGGAACTCGACATGAAAAAAACGTGGATCTTCATCCATAATCTCCTTCCAGGGGGGAACTGCACATACAGGTATCTTCCCAAGCACCCGGCTCCCCGCTGGGATGAGAGACACCGTTTTCCTCAGTCGTTGTGGGATTTCTCAGCACTGGTCTGGGAGAGGGAGGATACAGCCGTGAAGCAATCAGGATGAGAGGCTGGACCACAGGCGGCGCAGCGCGGGAGGCAGGTATAACTTACCATAGCCAGCTGCCGCCCTATGTTTCCCACGGTGACGCCTCCAGAGAAGAAGATGCAAGGGAGCCAGGAGCGAACGTACAAGAAATCTGGCGAGGTGTACCTGTGCGAGAGAACAACCAGTAGCACCTTCAGAAGCCGCCTGATCCAAACCGAGCTGATGCAGCCAGCAGGGACAcatgcagggctggaaattaacAGGTCCAGAAGCCCAGAagctaaaaatccagaccaagattttgtttctagcaaccagttgagcatgaagacctgaaatgcccaacactggaAATTAAGCTGGCTAAAAGTTCAGACAAAAAGCAAGCGCAAAACAGAATTAGCCCACTGGCAGTAAAAGAAAATGTCCGATTACTCTTTCTTACTGAACCAACCCAGCTGGCCGGCTCTACGCCTGGTCAAAATGCTGTTCTCATTTTCGGAACAGAGCTGAGACACAAGCGGTGCTTTGATTGCCAAAATGAAAACTTTACTTCATCCTTCTGTTCCGGTTTCGGTGAGACAGCAACAATAGGCACATTCTACATGCAGCCAGCTCGGCCagaacacacacgcacgcacgggTACAGGACACCTACTGGTAGACACCGTTGTAGACCAGCACTTGTGTGACAAGTGTTGCCAGGAAGGCGATGGTAATGCCCAGACCAAAGCCACTCCGGGATCTGTCGAAAGTCCACCAGAGACCCAGTGAGAGGGCAGCCAGGGTGAGAGACAGCTGGACGTTGTTGGCGAAGTCTAGTTTCTGCAGAGGGTGTCATTAAGGACTACAGTGTTACTGTATTGTGACACAAATGGATAACACTCCACTAACCTAAATGGGTAAGCAAACgggaaaattaaaaatgtaacagGAAGGGGATGAATGGATTGACCGTGTTCTTTTTCCTCCCTTTGAAGCATGCTGATCTGGGGGCAAAACAGCCTGCAAATGATGGGCAACTGAGGGATGTTCACTGATGGTAGCCCTGTGAGGTGTGGATGTCGGTAAATAAAGGATACGGCACTTGCGTGGTTGATGCCCACAAACACTGCGATGCAGCGCATGACGCTTGCCCACTCCCTCTTGAATTTGTGCGGCTCCCCCAGGTGACGGTCGATGCATGGATACAGCAGACCGACTACAGCTGCAAGGAAAAGGCAACTTTGGTTATATACCATAAGCGGCAAAATATTTCCTAGGGCACACTAACCTCTGAAAGTAATATAATATTGAATAACATGTGCAATTGCTTGGGAGCGCAATATTTTCGCAATTATCAGAATTTTTTGTCCATGCAGAAGAGTTTACTACAGCCGTGTTTGTTTAAATCCCAAAAGCACGGGTTTCCCGTTCCTCTCCCTCGGCGAATGGCACGTTCGCCTGAGAGCCAATCAACTGCTGCAACAGAAGCTCACCAGTTACGACGACAGCCAATCAGAACGATGCGCCGAGTTTATGCTAAGCCAACCAGCGAGCGGGCAGGACCGTGAACGAGACACATCCAGGGAAACGAAACTCGTACCCCAGGGTCGTTTCTTTTAGTTAACACACAAAATAACTGCACGGATACTATTTATGGCTCGGTCAAAGGTTATAGCTTGTTGGGAAGAAAGATGAAGCTTTATAGTGAAAGCACGATCTGCTCGTCGTATAGTTTAAGTCTCCATGAAAATCCGACCATCTCACAGTAAAACAATAATGGAAAAACACTATACGGGATTAATTCGTGCTTTTTCTTAATAAACCCGGCCTGTTGCACATCATGCACGCTACTTTAAACAGAGTAAATTAGCAGAGACCCTTACCAGCAGCTGTGCCGCAGCATAGTGGAACCCACCATGCTGACGAGAACAGGATGGCCATGGCCTCCTCCGGGAATAATGTGACGTTCCTCTGTACCTGCAGCAAATTCAGCACCAGCGCCAACAAGACCCCGACGGCGAAAAGCACAAGGCCCTGCCTGATCAAGTGCGTCGCCTGGACGCGGCTCAGAGTGTCACGGATGCCGCTCAGGGGGGCTGAGACCGCGGCCATCATTACCGCCGCCGAGGCTATCGAGGTTACGCCTGAGGTGCTCTTAGCTTTCGCTCCCGTTGAACATGAACAGTGCCAGCACTGCGCTTCCAGCTCTGGCATTTGGCACTAAcgctggagagagagagaaagacacgACCCCCTGTCACCCAACGTCATCACTGCAGTACTACGGGCGATCCAACGCGATAGCAAAAACATCAAGCGGCGAAGCCAAATCACATTTGTAAATTGAAACAGCACCAGCCCAAATATAAGCAGAAAATGTTAATACATTAGATTAATCTCACTGATTTCGACTGGGGTTCTGAAAAAATCGCTTTATTACCTGGACTGCCCGATGAATCCTCGTTCATTCAGAACTTAGAGGTGACTGAAAATAAGTTCACGCGACTGACGGTGCTTCATGTCCACTATCAATATCGTAAGAATGAGGGGGGCGTCGCACTCAGATCTCATATGACAACAACGTGGACCTGCGGAGCGAACGGACAGTCTGGTGAGTCGTGGCGACCAATGGGAGGACGCCAATGACAATGACGTCACCAATGACCACACCCCGTTTTGTTCCTGTAAAGGGGCGCGCGCTGGAGACGTGCGGGATGCGTGACGTGTGCTAAAagatggaaaaacaaaaataactatACACCCTGGACAaaagtgcaagaaagaccttTCGATGACGACGTGCATGTTGCAAAATGCACACGAACAGCCGTCACAATGATTCAGTTCAAAGTTTGTTCAAAGTTAGTTTTTACATAAAGATTTAAAGTTCAGATTGAGTCTGCCTTTTCTGTTCAATGTAATGACTTGATTACTGCAATATGCATGATCAAATATCATCGGGAAGAAGTTTCAGGAAGCGAAGCGCGTGAATttgttccattttactttttgagGATGGAAATTCCACCCTTCCCCCCACTCTGTTCTTTGTGGAGTTTTCACCACGTGTTCGCTCACAATCCAATAGCGTTAGTTATCTTCAAATTACTTATAGTGTGTGTGCCTCCTACAATGGATTGCCATCACCTCTCGGGTATTTCCCTGCTTTATACCCTCTGCTAAGCCCCTAGGTACTAGTgacctgtactggataaacagATGGTTATTTCTTCCTAGTAGTATGTGTAGGCAGCACAGATAACAAACGAAACCCACCATATGTCGTGCCCAGCCCTTTAAGATTAGCAGGCATGTGAATTGGACTAAGAACAACATCTGGTTATTTGATAATGTTTAAGACAATTTAAGTCAGCAGACCACATGCGGAGGAACGTCGCCAAAGTTTATCGGTAGTATTTTGCTGTTTGGTAAAGGTAATAACAATCATCACTGAAGGGTGGCCAAAAATAATAGCACGAAAAAATCCAGTCTAGACGAACACGCAACTGTATCTCAGTAGGCTCCTAAATGAACTGTAAACCATCAAGTCACTTCTGAAATTCATGGAGGACAATATTTTTAGAATAGCTGTACTGGGAAGAATGTAAACGATAACAAATGATTTGGCCTTGTCTTTGGGGGGCATAATTTGTCACGAATGGAGGTGAATGTGTTATCTATTGACCAGCAATTATGAGAAGAAATTGTTCAGTGTCAATCCCAAAAGCCAGTCAGTGGACAAGCTTCAATTTAACCTTTAATTAATGTGGACAAATAGTAAACATGGGAAATTCTTTTTTGATATTGTGCTCATTCGTGACATTAATAAACTAACTAAATTAGCTTTATGGAAGTGTGAGCTGGTACTGTGCAAAGTTTTaggcagtaaaaaaaataaaattattaaattattattaaaactatTAATTAATACCTCTGACTCATTTCACTGCTTAATTAATTCATTGAACTGGCATATGAATGAATACACAGAGTGGTTGGAGATCCACTCGGGAGATGCTTAGGAACTGAAACATTGTTCTTATAAATTTCTAACAAGAGATCATGCTGAGATGTCAGTTCATCACAGCACACACACGACTCTGCAGttatgaggcaatagtgctgtcCAGTGATTCacattattaaaaattattaaataGCATCACCTTAAAAAAACAGGCATTCCCTTCCCATCGTTTCCTTGCTCACTGAAGACGAGTTGAAACAGTGTTCAGTCACAAGACGTCAAAGCAAAGCCTGTGGGCAGATTTGTAACAGGGTCATTCATGTGATATTTCAGATAAGACTCGCTGTAAACAATGACGCTCCAAATACCCGAATAATCTTTGCGGGCTTTAACATTTCAGAGTAAATAATTAACATTAGATTCACTGCTTTTCGTTTGCATGGTTCATTTGCCCATAACACTTGGTTCTGTCTTTGTTGACAAAGTTGTTGCCCCTTGTTCCTCCATTAACCAACAATTTATATAATATGTCTCTTGCTGACCTACTTCCAGGTTTGCAATAATACACGGTAGTTATGATAGAGGCTGTATTCCTTTAAATACGCCACAGAGCCTTAACTACAGCTCACATAGGAGACATAGCAACCATTAAACTCATATGTGTCTCAAAAGGGATGCCTGTAAAGGGGCAGAAAGTTAAACTTTGGAACATAACTGGATTGGGGGGGCctatatgaaatgtttttatgGCACCCTAATACCTCTAGCAATACTCCTGCGTCTCACACTCAATCATCTGTTTTCACAATAAGATCTGAAATTTTTCATATCTAGTTTTACCATGTACCCATGTCTGGTCAAACACAAGGTGACATATACTGTATGAACAAAATATTAGGGCACTTGGCCATTGCAATCACAGGAACTGATGTGGAGTTGGtctcccctttgcagctataacagctgacACTATTCTGGGAAGATTTTGGAGTGAATCTGAAGTCCTGGCTTGCAATCTCTGctataattcatcccaaaggtgttctattgTGTTGGGGTCAGGGGTTTGTGTGGGCTAGTCAAGATCTTGCACACCAAACCCACCCAGCCATGCCATTATGGACTTTGCTATGGACAATGAGTAATCAGGTAGAGTAATCATGATACACAGGGAAACAGGTGGGTCAAATAAACTTAATCAAGGAACCATGAGACCGACAGGGAAACTAAGAAACAGAAGAATATAACAAGGACAAGTAATACATACCCAAGGGCACAAAGAAAAAACCCAAAACGGAACGCAAACCACAAACTAGGACCAAgaaaacgaatacaaaagaaacactagggaacaaaatctaacaaatacaaaaacagaggcaGCTGGCTTCAAATTCACGACTATAGGGTTTACAGGTGCACAGTCAGCCCATAGAGCTATGAGGCAGTCTAAGGAGCTGGACAACAGGGAGGACAGGACGGctggtgacacctgctggccaaacggggaggaGACACGAAAGGTTTGGACAGCcgggtgctgaccctgacactctcctccaccaaacattacagttggcacaatgcagtcaggcaggtaacatactcctggcatccgccaaacccagactcatttaTCAGACTGGCAGACAGAGAAGCGCGATTCGTCATTCCAcggaacatgtttccactgctccagagtccactCCTGGCACACAGTTATTGTGCTGGAGTTAATACCAGTTTGGAACTCTGAAGATATTGAGTCAACGGAGTGCTGGTAACTTTTGCAGACTATGCGCCTCAGTACTCAGCGAGCCCGTGCTGTTACAttacatggtctgccactttgtggctgagatTCTGTTGTTcccaaatgcttccacttttcaATAAAACCAGTTACAGCTGacagtggaatatctagcagggaagaaatttcatgaactgacttattgcaaaggtggcatcctatgacagaaccatgcttgaattcaacTCATACCCATCGACCCAATgggggtccatccatccatccatttccaaaccgcttatcctactgggtcgcggggggtccggagcctatcccggaagcaacgggcatgaggcagggaacaaaccaggatggggggccagcccatcacaggggactctcacacaccattcactctcacatgcacacctatgggcaatttagcaactccaattagcctcagcatgtttttggactgtggggggaaaccggagtacccggaggaaacccaaaggcgacatggggagaacatgcaaactccacacacatgtgacctaggcggagactcgaacccgggtgccagaggtgtgaggcaacagtgctaacaactgcaccaccatgccccttCTCACAGTccaaatttaaaataatgtgtcattgttggtgtgtgtgccctatggtggactggcaccccatcctgggtgctCCCCTGCCCTAGACTTGACGATTCCTGGAACAGACCACAGACTCTGCACTGGGTACGTGGTTATATGGATGTATAAATGTATCCAGCGTAGATTTTTGCTATAGTAAACAGGAACAGCTATCCAGTTCAATACTGTCCAGTTCAGGTAAGTTTCGCTTTtagagaaaatgtataaaacgACACAAAAACTGTGAGGAAGTTTGAAATTCTTATTTTACAAGGTTTGTGTGTGGTTTTCTTCCAAAGTGGGAAATGCAACTTTTTTCATTAGTCGCCAGTCTGCGCCAATGAATAAGTAATTTATTATAGCTTATCTGCCGTTCTTTGGGCCAGCATAAAGTAACACATTAAATACACCTGGGAGTTTATCACCTTAAGAGTGACTCATTTTGCAATAAATGCGTTCTTATTAACAGGTAAACAGCCATGGGCAGCAATCATTTCAGCTTATtcttatatagcacctttcataACAAGGGACTTGCCAAAAAATGTGTTGCAATCCATTACTACATTGTTTATACAAAGTAGCGCATGATCGCATGAGGAGGGAAAGAAAGAGAGGATGCCAGGTGACAAAAGAAAAGGAACCAAATATTCCAGAatagggaggaaaaaaaaagttctggGCAGCCAAGGTGAACTGCCCCCACCATCCAAAAGAAGCAAAGGTTCTGTGAGAACGAGTATGTTTAATTAAAAACCATTCAAAGTAATTGTTTTGCCTGTGAAATCCTTAGGGGGAAAGGAGTATGTCACAGAGAATCGGTTTTGATCACAAAACGCGTTCTGGGGATTGATAATTCTGGTTGCATTCCAAGTAAGCGATGCAGAGCTCTCAGGATTGAAGGCTCAAATCATTAAAGTAATTTAAAAACTCACATTGCGCACGTTGCCAGGGCTTGCCATTGGGGGAGGGGCCAAGGAAGACTAATTAATCaccagcatccccccccccccacagacacacacacacaagaatgTATAGTGATTACTAATTGGTTGTTGAAAAAGCTGAAGATTAATTGTGGGTCAGAGACAGACTAGATGTGACAATTACACCTGCTGCGAGCTATCTGGTTACAGCTATACAAGAAGCGTGGTTTTGATTGGGTGTTTACATGTCATAATTCTATGCTTACGGCTTTAAGGGGAGACTTCCGGATTAATTATGTCCTGTCCGCCTGGAGTctgaaagacatgcagttaggctaactggtGCCACTAAATATGCTTCGGATGTGCATGACCCTTGTGTTTCGCAAGAACAGtagtaaaatataaaaactatCATAAATAATGGTAATATCACGGAGTGCAACCAGCGCTAATCAAACGGTGCCCTAGGCGATCGCCTATGTCGCGGGTTTGGCTCTGACGGTATATTCTAGCATTTTGTGCTGGCCGGGGCAGTTATCATCATAAGCATCTAATGGTTGCATTGATTAATACTATGTTAATCTATACTAAATTTTAGCAGTTGATTCCCTCATTGAGTGGTATTTATGATTTGAGTTTTTGGAGAAACTTtatgaatttttaaaaaataaactgtatGCTTCAGTTCAGTATCTCATCTATGTCCGTTATTGTGAATGCAGGAATATTTTTAAGTGTAAAGGGATATTTTCTCTCCTGAGTGATGTTTCCTCAGACAAATCAGTtaaacagttgtaaataaataaatgttttatggCGACACAGATAAGGGAAAATGTGAATACTCAGAGTTCAAACTGGTAGAAAACCTTCAGTCAGCTAAATCTGAAGGATGATTTCATCGATTTTAATTCAGCTTTCAATACCATCATCCCAGACATCCTTATAGCCAAGCTGGTTAATAtggactccccccccccgctacaTGTGCATGGAGATCATCCACCCTGTCACTGTCACTCAGCAGGGGCTCACCACAGGGATGTGTGCTGAGCCCTCTGTTGTTCACCATCTACATCAGTGACTGCATCCCCACACACTCTTGCAACACCATTATCAAATTCGCAGATGACACCACCCCGGTTGGGCACATCACTAACGATGATGACACCGCCtatagagatgaggtccagcgtCTGACAGAATGGTGTGACTACAGCAACCTAACCCTCAACACTGGGAAAACCAAGGAAGTGGTCATGGACTTCTGTAAGGCAAaagctgatcccccccccccctacataaAAGGTGACTGCGCGGAGAGGGTGTCCTCCTTCAAGTTCCTCAGGACAAACATCTCcgaggacctgtcatggaccacaaACACAACCTCCCTGGTGAAGAAAGCCCAGCAGCGCCTCCATTCCCCGAGGGTCCTGAGATGGAACAGGCTGCAGACCGACCTGCTGGTGTCCTTCTATCGAGCCACGATCGAGAGTGTGCTGAAGCACGCCATCCCCGTGTGGTACGCTGGCTGCAGTGTTGCCAATAAGAAGAGACTCCAGAGGGTCACCAGTACAGCAAAGAAGGTGATCGGCTGCCCACTCCCCTCCTTggactccattgccagctttagaTGTCTCTCTAGAGCCAGGGCGATTATAAAAGACCATCGCCATCCAAATCATCACCTATTCAACAAACTGCCCTCTGGAAAAAAGTTCAGATCCATTAGTTGCAAAACCAACAGATTAAAGAATAGCTTCTACACGTGGGCCGTCAGAACTGTAAATGCACCAGATCCCTGACATCCTTCCTCCCCATTATTGCCATCTCTGAGAACTTACGGTGATCATAAGTGTACGTGGGTAGGTGAGTGGCAGGGCGTATGTGTAGATCCGCTCCATGTAGTCATTTTAACTGCTGCC
Coding sequences within it:
- the insig1 gene encoding insulin-induced gene 1 protein — its product is MPELEAQCWHCSCSTGAKAKSTSGVTSIASAAVMMAAVSAPLSGIRDTLSRVQATHLIRQGLVLFAVGVLLALVLNLLQVQRNVTLFPEEAMAILFSSAWWVPLCCGTAAAVVGLLYPCIDRHLGEPHKFKREWASVMRCIAVFVGINHASAKLDFANNVQLSLTLAALSLGLWWTFDRSRSGFGLGITIAFLATLVTQVLVYNGVYQYTSPDFLYVRSWLPCIFFSGGVTVGNIGRQLAMTSAEKSHND